From a region of the Mus pahari chromosome 12, PAHARI_EIJ_v1.1, whole genome shotgun sequence genome:
- the LOC110329386 gene encoding keratin-associated protein 20-2-like, which produces MCYYGSYYRGLGCGCGCGCGCGCGCGGLGYGYGYGRFGYGCCRPCCCGRFWSYGFY; this is translated from the coding sequence ATGTGCTACTATGGAAGCTACTACAGAGGTctcggctgcggctgcggctgcggctgcggctgtggctgtggctgtggaggCCTAGGttatggctatggctatggcaGATTTGGTTATGGCTGCTGCCGCCCATGCTGCTGTGGGAGATTCTGGTCCTATGGATTCTACTGA